The proteins below come from a single Dermatophilaceae bacterium Soc4.6 genomic window:
- a CDS encoding Atu2307/SP_0267 family LLM class monooxygenase — MEIGIDSFVSEVTDPVSGRAFPQAERMRQFLAEVVAADVAGVDTFGVGEHHRENYLDSAPVVILAAAAALTSRIRLRSAVTVLSADDPVRVFEAFATLDLISGGRAEMVVGRGSFTEAFPLFGLDLADYDSLFEEKLDLLLQLQQTAHPHWSGRHRAPLTGQGVFPRPVQARLPMWLGVGGTPASFVRAGLLGMPLMIAIIGGDPRRFRPLVDLYRRAGAEAGHAPEALTVGVHCFGFVGDSDQQAADDFWPGYEQAFTTIGRERGFAPPTRGGYDASLGAHGPFFIGSPQTVADKIVALSPALGGLDRFTVQMTNGIMAPETMLRSIDLLGRQVIPRVRAAGS, encoded by the coding sequence GTGGAGATCGGCATCGACAGCTTCGTGTCCGAGGTCACCGACCCCGTGAGCGGACGGGCCTTTCCGCAAGCGGAGCGGATGAGGCAGTTCCTGGCCGAGGTCGTCGCCGCCGACGTGGCCGGGGTCGATACCTTCGGGGTGGGTGAGCACCACCGGGAGAACTACCTCGACTCCGCACCCGTCGTCATCCTGGCCGCGGCGGCCGCCCTCACGAGCCGGATCCGACTGCGCAGCGCCGTCACGGTCCTCAGCGCCGACGACCCGGTGCGGGTCTTCGAGGCCTTCGCGACCCTCGACCTGATCTCGGGCGGGCGGGCCGAGATGGTGGTGGGCCGCGGCTCCTTCACCGAGGCCTTCCCCCTCTTCGGGCTCGACCTGGCCGACTACGACTCGCTCTTCGAGGAGAAGCTCGACCTGCTCCTGCAGCTGCAGCAGACGGCCCACCCGCACTGGTCGGGGCGGCACCGCGCCCCCCTGACGGGGCAGGGCGTCTTCCCGCGGCCCGTCCAGGCGCGGCTGCCGATGTGGCTCGGCGTGGGCGGCACCCCCGCCTCGTTCGTGCGGGCCGGGCTGCTGGGCATGCCACTGATGATCGCGATCATCGGTGGCGACCCGCGTCGTTTTCGCCCGCTGGTCGACCTCTACCGGCGAGCGGGGGCCGAGGCCGGGCACGCGCCCGAGGCGCTCACCGTGGGCGTGCACTGCTTCGGCTTCGTCGGCGACAGCGACCAGCAGGCGGCCGACGACTTCTGGCCCGGCTACGAGCAGGCGTTCACCACGATCGGTCGCGAGCGGGGGTTCGCACCACCCACCCGCGGTGGATACGACGCCTCCCTCGGCGCACACGGCCCCTTCTTCATCGGCAGCCCGCAGACGGTGGCCGACAAGATCGTCGCCCTGTCGCCCGCGCTGGGGGGTCTCGACCGCTTCACCGTGCAGATGACGAACGGCATCATGGCGCCCGAGACGATGTTGCGCAGCATCGACCTGCTGGGCCGCCAGGTGATTCCCCGGGTGCGCGCAGCTGGGAGCTGA
- a CDS encoding SprT-like domain-containing protein has protein sequence MDLRSAQLLARQLLDEHGLTRWRVELDSAVTRAGVCRYADRTIGLSGPLTRLHDETEVRETILHEVAHALAGPRAQHGPRWRAIAHSIGSSGERCLGDEAPRIEGAWVGTCPAGHRTTRHRRPTRVVACGRCSRRFDLRHLLTWTHRGRPGVMHVSYRAELEALRSGTTPAVALAVGTPVRITVPGRYAGRSGRIVRRGRTRFHVACGDLVLEVPFAGVAAVGTPEPLR, from the coding sequence ATGGACCTGCGCAGCGCCCAGCTGCTGGCCCGCCAGCTGCTCGACGAGCACGGACTGACCCGGTGGCGGGTCGAGCTCGACTCGGCCGTCACCCGCGCCGGCGTCTGCCGGTACGCCGATCGCACGATCGGCCTCAGCGGCCCCCTCACCCGCCTGCACGACGAGACCGAGGTGCGCGAGACGATCCTGCACGAGGTCGCGCACGCGCTGGCCGGGCCGCGCGCCCAGCACGGCCCGCGCTGGCGGGCGATCGCCCACTCCATCGGCAGCAGCGGCGAGCGCTGCCTGGGCGACGAGGCACCGCGCATCGAGGGCGCCTGGGTGGGCACCTGCCCGGCGGGCCACCGCACGACCCGTCACCGACGGCCCACCCGGGTCGTCGCCTGCGGCCGGTGCAGCCGACGCTTCGACCTACGGCACCTGCTCACCTGGACGCACCGGGGCCGGCCAGGGGTCATGCACGTCAGCTACCGCGCTGAGCTCGAGGCCCTGCGGTCCGGCACGACCCCGGCGGTCGCCCTGGCGGTCGGCACGCCGGTGCGCATCACCGTCCCCGGCCGGTATGCCGGTCGCTCCGGTCGCATCGTCCGGCGGGGCCGGACGCGCTTCCACGTGGCGTGCGGCGACCTCGTGCTCGAGGTGCCCTTCGCCGGGGTGGCTGCGGTGGGAACACCGGAGCCGCTACGGTGA
- a CDS encoding NUDIX hydrolase: MTFIRCGDHTHWGPYGAAGLFLTTPDHRRVLLQLRSAYVLSPGVWALPGGALERGESVQEAAVRESEEEVGIDRSTLTLLGTRPGLTHPSWSYTYVLAQVPHEVLPRHESWEADGHRWFDIDDVPRLHPSLADDWARVAGSLASGAPA, encoded by the coding sequence ATGACGTTCATCCGCTGCGGCGACCACACGCACTGGGGACCCTACGGCGCGGCCGGGCTCTTCCTCACCACCCCCGACCACCGGCGGGTGCTCCTGCAGCTGCGCTCGGCCTACGTGCTCAGCCCCGGGGTGTGGGCCCTGCCCGGTGGTGCGCTCGAGCGGGGCGAGAGCGTGCAGGAGGCCGCCGTGCGCGAGTCCGAGGAGGAGGTCGGCATCGACAGGTCGACCCTCACCCTGCTCGGCACCCGCCCCGGTCTGACGCACCCGAGCTGGTCCTACACCTACGTCCTCGCGCAGGTGCCGCACGAGGTGCTGCCGCGGCACGAGTCGTGGGAGGCCGACGGGCACCGGTGGTTCGACATCGACGACGTGCCCCGGCTGCACCCGAGCCTGGCCGACGACTGGGCCCGCGTGGCGGGGTCGCTCGCCAGTGGGGCTCCAGCCTAG